A region of Perognathus longimembris pacificus isolate PPM17 chromosome 19, ASM2315922v1, whole genome shotgun sequence DNA encodes the following proteins:
- the F2r gene encoding proteinase-activated receptor 1, with product MGPRRLLLVAAGLSLCGPLRSARTPAGEPESKAANVTVNPRSFFLRNSNDNGFEPFPMEEHEEKNRTVLPRHRLIPLNRSDPVRKPPPAFISEDASGYLTSPWLTVFIPSVYTCVFVLSLPLNVLAIAVFVVKMKVKKPAVVYMLHLATADVLFVSVLPFKVSYYFAGSDWRFGSALCSFTTAAFYCNMYASIMLMTVISIDRFLAVVYPIRSLSWRTLGRASFVCLAIWAMAIAGVVPLLLKEQTTQVPGLNITTCHDVLNETLLEGFYAYYFSAFSAVFFFVPLIISTVCYTCIIRCLSSSTVASQSKKSRALFLSAAVFCIFILCFGPTNILLIMHYLFLSPSPATEAAYFAYLLCVCVSSVSCCIDPLIYYYASSECQRHLYNILCCKESSDPNSYNSSGQLMPSKMDTCSSHLNNSIYKKLLT from the coding sequence agtcaAAAGCAGCCAATGTTACCGTGAATCCCCGATCATTTTTCCTCAGGAATTCTAATGACAATGGCTTCGAACCTTTCCCCATGGAGGAGCATGAGGAGAAAAACAGAACGGTGCTCCCCAGACACAGATTAATCCCCTTGAATAGAAGCGATCCCGTCCGAAAGCCGCCTCCCGCGTTCATCTCCGAAGATGCGTCCGGGTACCTGACCAGCCCGTGGCTCACCGTCTTTATCCCCTCCGTGTACACCTGCGTGTTCGTGCTCAGCCTTCCTCTCAACGTGCTGGCCATCGCCGTGTTCGTGGTGAAGATGAAGGTGAAGAAGCCGGCCGTGGTGTACATGCTGCACCTGGCCACGGCCGACGTGCTCTTCGTGTCCGTCCTGCCCTTCAAGGTCAGCTACTACTTCGCGGGCAGCGACTGGCGCTTCGGCTCCGCGCTGTGCAGCTTCACCACGGCCGCCTTCTACTGCAACATGTACGCGTCCATCATGCTCATGACCGTCATCAGCATCGACCGCTTCCTGGCCGTGGTGTACCCCATCCGGTCCCTGTCGTGGCGCACCCTGGGCCGGGCGTCCTTCGTCTGCCTGGCCATTTGGGCCATGGCCATCGCGGGAGTGGTGCCTCTTCTTCTCAAGGAACAGACCACCCAGGTCCCCGGGCTCAACATCACCACCTGCCACGACGTGCTCAACGAAACCCTGCTCGAGGGCTTTTACGCCTATTACTTCTCGGCCTTCTCGGctgtcttcttttttgtgccGTTGATCATTTCCACAGTCTGCTACACGTGTATCATCCGATGTCTGAGCTCTTCCACAGTCGCTAGCCAGAGCAAGAAGTCCCGGGCCTTGTTCCTGTCCGCTGCTGTTTTCTGCATCTTTATTCTCTGCTTTGGACCCACCAACATCCTCCTGATCATGCACTACTTATTCCTGTCCCCCAGCCCCGCCACCGAGGCCGCCTACTTCGCCTACCTCCTCTGCGTCTGCGTCAGCAGCGTGAGCTGTTGCATCGATCCCTTGATTTACTATTATGCCTCCTCCGAGTGCCAGCGGCACCTCTACAACATCTTATGCTGCAAGGAGAGCTCCGACCCCAACAGTTACAACAGCAGCGGGCAGCTGATGCCCAGTAAAATGGATACGTGCTCCAGTCACCTGAACAACAGCATCTACAAAAAGCTGTTGACCTAG